In Stenotrophomonas sp. 169, one DNA window encodes the following:
- a CDS encoding SET domain-containing protein-lysine N-methyltransferase yields MPKKIKARKSAIHGNGVFAIAPLKQGERVIQYKGLLRSHADVDADDSGDVESGHTFLFTLNDDYVIDANYKGNEARWMNHSCDPNCEALIEESEEGNSREDKVFIEALRDIAPGEELVYNYGITLAERHTARLKKVWECRCGSKKCTGTMLQPKR; encoded by the coding sequence ATGCCGAAGAAGATCAAAGCCCGCAAATCCGCCATCCATGGCAACGGCGTGTTCGCCATCGCACCGCTGAAGCAGGGGGAGCGGGTGATCCAGTACAAGGGCCTGCTGCGCAGCCATGCCGACGTGGACGCAGACGACAGCGGTGACGTGGAAAGCGGGCATACCTTCCTGTTCACGCTGAACGACGACTACGTGATCGATGCCAACTACAAAGGCAATGAGGCGCGCTGGATGAACCACAGTTGCGATCCCAACTGCGAAGCGTTGATTGAAGAAAGCGAGGAGGGCAACTCGCGTGAGGACAAAGTGTTCATCGAAGCCCTGCGTGACATCGCACCGGGCGAAGAGCTGGTCTACAACTACGGCATCACCCTGGCCGAGCGGCACACTGCGCGCCTGAAGAAGGTATGGGAATGCCGCTGCGGGTCGAAGAAGTGCACCGGCACGATGCTGCAGCCCAAGCGCTGA